A window of Fictibacillus halophilus contains these coding sequences:
- a CDS encoding DEAD/DEAH box helicase: MIDTSNLLLHAKWLHGNMVLWATKHSKRVHVNDWKPLLFTWHKPSFYGTMLDVDDDQNVYLDAGEAFDLFNRYPDFFLTKSNWEDDSWTFVEEANAVFRLMQKEKVTPDYEAWKTGSWAWRTDGERIESAWVNEALSTLPQDGNTSMPSSFNRDRMKGIPRQIISALNHLSEEEWLIKIGWRRDPKPFDIIFELSEPANDGEDNEDIWKLHVILQEKEDGIAVPYLGKSTLLPEEWKPFKEMLESDIELVTKLISWLKPNARKEIRNEITEKEAWDFLTLKSDLLRQIGLTVVLPAWWQTVQELQPKVKAKIKTKSQQSGGAPSFLGLNAIMQFDWRMSTGDEELTEEEFRKLVDGSRRLVRRNGQWYRVDPEWMKQVRHLIKNVDRTGIQLKDVLEQHLLNMETNPAEDGLEGIESDGPMLDIEWDEPLNAWMDQLTEIKTLPIEPKAESLIGTLRDYQKTGSSWMYFLREFGLGGCLADDMGLGKTVQTIDYFLKVKEKEKQEGTFLLVCPTSVIGNWQKELQNFSPTLSVGLHYGGNRKKGDQFAEWYKKFDVVITSYTTCQLDFSEMSETYWEAIVLDEAQNIKNSYTKQSRSIRRLNGRHKIALTGTPVENRLLELWAIFDFLNPGYLGSEPSFQKKFVVPVEKDNDTLRLQQLKQLVQPFLLRRTKMDPAVQLNLPEKQEIKEYCPLSKEQASLYERLVQDTFEQLEKVTGMQRRGLLLAMLGKLKQICDHPALYTKNDKLGKLEDQSVKFAKTIELIDAILEKDEKCLIFTQFIFMGELIKKYVEKKFGRTVLFLHGSLSKQKRDQMIESFQDGEHPIFILSLKAGGTGLNLTEANHVIHYDRWWNPAVENQATDRAHRIGQKKFVTVHKMITLGTLEEKIDMMLESKKELSEKVIQSENWITELSTDELKDLFTLRKEWVES; the protein is encoded by the coding sequence ATGATCGATACAAGCAATCTTTTGCTACACGCGAAATGGCTTCATGGAAACATGGTTTTGTGGGCCACTAAACATTCGAAAAGAGTGCATGTAAACGACTGGAAACCTCTTTTATTTACATGGCATAAGCCTTCATTCTATGGGACGATGCTAGATGTTGATGATGACCAGAATGTATATTTAGATGCAGGAGAAGCTTTTGATCTCTTTAATCGATATCCCGACTTTTTTTTAACGAAAAGCAATTGGGAAGATGATTCTTGGACTTTTGTAGAAGAGGCTAATGCTGTCTTTCGTTTGATGCAAAAAGAAAAGGTTACTCCTGATTACGAGGCATGGAAGACAGGGTCATGGGCATGGAGAACGGATGGAGAGAGAATTGAATCTGCCTGGGTAAACGAAGCTCTCTCCACATTGCCACAAGACGGAAACACATCTATGCCTTCAAGCTTTAACAGAGATCGTATGAAGGGTATACCTCGTCAGATCATTTCCGCCTTAAACCATTTAAGTGAAGAGGAATGGCTGATTAAGATTGGCTGGAGAAGGGATCCGAAGCCCTTTGATATTATATTTGAACTGTCTGAACCAGCAAATGATGGTGAAGATAATGAAGATATATGGAAGTTACACGTTATTCTTCAAGAGAAAGAAGATGGAATAGCTGTACCCTATCTTGGAAAGAGCACTCTTCTACCAGAGGAATGGAAGCCTTTTAAAGAGATGCTAGAATCTGATATCGAGCTCGTGACGAAATTAATCTCATGGTTAAAACCAAATGCGCGTAAAGAAATACGAAATGAAATAACTGAAAAAGAGGCTTGGGATTTTTTAACGCTAAAAAGTGATCTGTTAAGACAAATCGGACTTACTGTTGTCCTTCCGGCATGGTGGCAAACCGTTCAAGAACTTCAACCAAAAGTAAAGGCAAAGATCAAAACAAAATCGCAGCAATCTGGTGGAGCACCGTCGTTCCTTGGATTAAATGCGATTATGCAATTTGATTGGCGAATGTCAACGGGGGACGAAGAGCTAACGGAAGAAGAGTTTCGAAAACTGGTTGATGGAAGTAGAAGGCTCGTGAGAAGAAACGGTCAATGGTACAGAGTAGATCCTGAGTGGATGAAACAAGTACGTCATCTGATAAAGAACGTGGATCGTACAGGAATTCAATTGAAGGACGTCTTAGAACAACATCTTTTGAATATGGAAACGAATCCTGCTGAAGATGGTCTTGAAGGAATAGAGTCAGATGGACCAATGCTCGACATAGAGTGGGATGAACCATTAAACGCCTGGATGGATCAGCTTACGGAAATCAAAACACTTCCTATTGAGCCTAAAGCTGAAAGCTTGATCGGAACGTTAAGAGACTATCAGAAGACAGGAAGTTCATGGATGTATTTTCTAAGAGAATTCGGCCTTGGTGGTTGTTTAGCAGATGATATGGGATTGGGAAAAACAGTTCAGACCATTGACTATTTCTTAAAAGTGAAAGAAAAGGAAAAGCAAGAAGGTACGTTCTTACTCGTATGTCCTACTTCTGTAATCGGTAACTGGCAAAAAGAGCTTCAAAACTTTTCACCGACTTTATCCGTAGGTCTTCATTACGGTGGGAACCGGAAAAAAGGAGATCAATTTGCTGAGTGGTACAAAAAATTTGATGTTGTTATCACTTCTTATACAACATGCCAGCTTGATTTTAGTGAGATGAGTGAAACGTATTGGGAAGCGATCGTGCTTGATGAAGCACAGAACATCAAGAACAGCTATACAAAACAATCAAGAAGTATTCGTAGACTTAACGGACGCCACAAGATTGCGCTAACGGGAACTCCTGTAGAAAACAGACTTCTCGAACTATGGGCGATTTTTGATTTTTTGAACCCAGGCTATTTAGGGAGCGAACCATCGTTTCAGAAAAAGTTCGTGGTGCCTGTTGAGAAAGACAATGATACGCTGCGTTTACAGCAGTTAAAACAGCTTGTTCAACCATTCCTGCTGCGACGGACGAAGATGGATCCAGCGGTACAGCTTAATCTGCCTGAGAAACAAGAGATCAAAGAATATTGTCCATTATCAAAAGAACAGGCTTCTCTATATGAAAGACTTGTACAAGATACGTTTGAGCAGTTGGAAAAGGTTACAGGGATGCAAAGGCGTGGACTATTACTCGCGATGCTAGGAAAACTAAAGCAAATATGCGATCATCCTGCACTATACACAAAGAACGACAAGCTAGGTAAACTTGAGGATCAATCTGTAAAATTCGCTAAGACGATTGAATTGATCGATGCTATTCTTGAAAAGGATGAAAAGTGTTTAATCTTTACTCAGTTTATTTTTATGGGTGAATTAATAAAGAAGTATGTAGAGAAAAAATTTGGCCGGACCGTACTCTTTTTGCATGGCAGTTTAAGCAAGCAAAAACGTGACCAAATGATCGAAAGCTTTCAAGATGGAGAGCATCCTATCTTTATATTATCTCTAAAAGCTGGCGGAACCGGACTCAACTTGACCGAAGCAAATCACGTTATTCATTACGATCGATGGTGGAATCCAGCTGTTGAAAATCAAGCGACAGATCGTGCCCATCGTATTGGACAGAAAAAATTCGTGACGGTGCATAAGATGATTACGCTTGGCACATTAGAAGAGAAAATCGACATGATGCTAGAGAGCAAGAAAGAACTCTCAGAAAAAGTCATTCAGAGTGAGAATTGGATTACAGAATTATCAACAGACGAATTAAAAGATCTATTTACGCTGAGAAAAGAGTGGGTAGAATCGTAA
- a CDS encoding SDR family NAD(P)-dependent oxidoreductase, with the protein MYLPSFSLKGKTALVTGAGRGIGQAIAIGYAEAGADVIIVSRTQSDLEKTAQLIERAGTKAYLFEADVTNKDQVIGIFETLDSEQISVDVLVNNAGMNIRSKALDVSDEEWDTIMHTNLRSAFWFSQQAGKRMKEAGGGKIITISSVAGHVALRTGVVYASTKAAIIQMTKNLALEWGQYGINVNSIGPWYFKTPLTEKLLADEEYLQDILAVTPQRRVGELPDLVGPAVFLASEAADYVNGQTLFVDGGMTIQGF; encoded by the coding sequence GTGTATCTACCGTCATTTTCACTTAAAGGCAAAACAGCACTCGTAACGGGTGCTGGAAGGGGGATCGGACAAGCGATCGCGATTGGATATGCAGAAGCCGGAGCGGATGTGATCATTGTATCCAGAACACAATCTGATCTGGAAAAGACAGCACAGTTGATCGAACGTGCAGGAACAAAGGCGTATCTTTTTGAAGCGGACGTTACGAACAAGGATCAGGTGATAGGAATCTTTGAAACACTAGATTCAGAGCAGATCAGCGTCGATGTACTTGTGAACAATGCTGGAATGAATATCCGATCAAAAGCTTTAGATGTCTCTGATGAGGAATGGGATACGATCATGCACACGAACCTTCGTTCAGCTTTTTGGTTCTCACAACAAGCAGGGAAACGAATGAAGGAAGCTGGAGGAGGAAAGATCATTACGATTTCTTCTGTTGCTGGACATGTTGCTCTTCGTACAGGTGTAGTATATGCCTCTACTAAAGCTGCTATCATACAGATGACAAAGAACTTAGCACTTGAGTGGGGACAATACGGAATTAATGTGAACAGCATAGGGCCATGGTATTTTAAGACACCATTAACAGAGAAACTTCTAGCTGACGAGGAATATCTGCAAGATATACTTGCTGTTACCCCGCAAAGAAGAGTAGGAGAACTACCTGACCTTGTGGGACCTGCGGTATTCTTAGCAAGTGAAGCAGCTGATTATGTGAACGGTCAAACACTTTTTGTTGATGGTGGAATGACCATTCAAGGGTTCTGA
- a CDS encoding HU family DNA-binding protein, translated as MKKMDLVDAVRNATSMNKKESALAVDAVLDAITDALKNGESVQLIGFGTFETRNRNARKGRNPLTGEEIMIQASNVPAFKPGKSLKEAVKAV; from the coding sequence ATGAAAAAGATGGATTTAGTAGATGCAGTTCGAAATGCAACGAGTATGAACAAAAAAGAATCAGCGCTTGCCGTTGATGCTGTGCTAGATGCGATTACAGATGCTTTGAAAAACGGTGAAAGCGTGCAGCTTATCGGTTTCGGAACATTTGAAACAAGAAACCGTAACGCAAGAAAAGGACGCAATCCTCTTACTGGTGAAGAAATTATGATTCAAGCAAGTAACGTGCCAGCTTTCAAGCCAGGTAAATCGCTAAAAGAAGCGGTAAAAGCCGTTTAA
- a CDS encoding PAS domain-containing sensor histidine kinase: protein MKVLSQDELPAVATLKEMIDVLPEFVCLRYPDGTWAEANRFALNIYGINHDEYKGKSLEELETRLSYEAIERCNLSDKRAWETRKPIKTAEKIIMKNGRKVMLELIKQPTFTSDGKPQVLVITGRDITPHKQKEEELSVALDLLESVLKGTTDAILIINTRQEVIKVNDAFIQMFGWAEEDFSEDNDDYPVITPAHLQGESKEIIDLLKQGQSVPLHETQRIHKDGTVFDVSASFSNICDMDGKIMGFVIVYRDITSQKKVERALRESEAKYRLIAEHSTDLITVIDPSGIIQYVSPSHLPVLGYEDGEIKGAILEMVHPDDMESLSDQFMRALVKKEPFQSEFRLLHKNGDWILLEARGVPVMTKEGHVESLVTFARDVTKAKQTEELMLKSEKLSVLGELAAGVAHEIRNPLTSLKGFTKLLTDADDVIRLEYLRIMESELNRINDIVGELMLVAKPQAVSFEHTNIQELIYSVVRLLETQAIMKNIQIWVNISDNIPLVYGVENQLKQLFINLLKNAIESMEKDGEIHIKIGTRNDSVLLELKDQGCGIPAERLKTLGEPFYTTKEKGTGLGLMVCFKIIEEHGGAIQFSSVENEGTKVEIELPTAPSSSK from the coding sequence ATGAAAGTATTGAGTCAGGACGAATTACCTGCAGTTGCCACTTTAAAAGAAATGATTGATGTCCTGCCCGAATTTGTTTGTTTAAGGTATCCGGATGGAACATGGGCAGAAGCGAACCGGTTCGCTCTTAATATTTATGGAATCAACCACGATGAATATAAAGGAAAAAGTCTTGAGGAACTTGAAACAAGACTTTCATATGAAGCAATTGAAAGATGTAACCTTTCCGATAAGAGAGCTTGGGAAACAAGAAAACCAATAAAAACCGCTGAAAAGATTATCATGAAGAACGGTCGTAAAGTGATGCTAGAGCTCATCAAGCAACCAACCTTTACGAGTGATGGTAAACCACAAGTGTTGGTCATCACAGGACGTGATATAACACCTCATAAACAGAAGGAAGAAGAGCTGAGTGTTGCTCTAGACCTTTTAGAGTCAGTTTTAAAAGGAACAACAGATGCCATTCTCATCATCAATACAAGACAAGAAGTCATTAAGGTGAACGATGCATTCATTCAGATGTTCGGCTGGGCCGAAGAAGATTTCTCGGAGGATAATGACGATTATCCTGTTATTACACCAGCACACTTGCAAGGTGAATCGAAGGAGATCATTGATCTTTTAAAACAAGGACAATCCGTTCCGCTTCATGAAACACAGCGTATACACAAAGACGGAACCGTATTTGACGTATCCGCTTCTTTTTCAAACATATGTGACATGGACGGTAAAATTATGGGGTTTGTAATTGTATACCGTGATATTACTTCTCAGAAAAAAGTAGAGCGTGCTCTACGGGAAAGTGAGGCGAAATATCGTTTGATCGCAGAACATTCTACAGATCTGATTACTGTTATTGATCCATCAGGTATTATTCAGTATGTATCTCCATCACATTTGCCTGTACTTGGCTACGAAGATGGTGAGATTAAAGGTGCTATCCTCGAGATGGTTCATCCCGATGATATGGAGAGTCTCTCTGATCAGTTCATGAGAGCACTTGTAAAAAAAGAACCTTTCCAGTCAGAGTTCAGGCTGTTGCATAAAAATGGTGATTGGATATTATTGGAGGCGCGCGGTGTTCCAGTAATGACAAAGGAAGGTCATGTCGAGAGCTTAGTTACGTTTGCTAGAGATGTAACGAAAGCAAAGCAGACAGAAGAACTCATGTTAAAATCAGAGAAGCTATCTGTTCTAGGTGAGCTTGCTGCAGGAGTCGCACATGAAATTCGAAATCCACTAACTTCACTAAAAGGGTTTACGAAACTTTTAACAGATGCAGACGATGTGATCCGTCTAGAATATTTAAGAATCATGGAGTCAGAATTGAATCGAATCAACGATATCGTAGGTGAGCTTATGCTTGTAGCTAAACCACAGGCAGTCAGCTTTGAACATACGAACATTCAAGAATTGATCTATAGTGTAGTAAGATTGCTAGAAACGCAAGCAATCATGAAAAACATTCAGATTTGGGTAAACATCTCAGATAACATTCCGCTTGTATATGGAGTGGAGAATCAGCTTAAACAGCTCTTCATCAATCTATTAAAGAATGCGATCGAAAGTATGGAGAAGGACGGAGAGATCCATATTAAGATCGGAACACGAAACGATTCTGTCCTTCTCGAGTTAAAAGATCAAGGCTGTGGTATTCCAGCAGAACGTTTAAAAACCCTTGGAGAACCCTTCTATACAACGAAGGAAAAGGGCACGGGATTAGGATTGATGGTGTGTTTTAAGATCATTGAAGAGCACGGTGGAGCTATTCAATTTTCTTCGGTTGAGAACGAAGGAACAAAAGTAGAAATAGAACTTCCAACTGCACCATCTTCATCGAAATAA
- a CDS encoding helix-turn-helix transcriptional regulator, whose protein sequence is MTQDEIVDLLTGKIKLVRTELGYTQDKMADILGISKKTLVQIEKERIKASWTVIVAMCALFRNSDILNHALGGNPLDVMELVVHEYVARSKEKTWGGHVWWKEIDSLKGYRLQQNVISQHFRILDQNDYRVYSSFEENEARKRLKEI, encoded by the coding sequence ATGACGCAAGACGAAATTGTAGATTTGTTAACAGGCAAAATCAAACTTGTTCGAACTGAACTTGGATATACACAAGACAAGATGGCCGATATATTAGGTATTTCAAAGAAAACGCTAGTACAGATCGAAAAAGAAAGAATCAAAGCGAGCTGGACTGTAATCGTTGCTATGTGTGCATTATTTCGAAATTCTGACATTCTTAATCATGCGCTTGGTGGAAATCCGCTTGATGTTATGGAACTAGTCGTCCATGAGTATGTAGCGAGATCTAAAGAAAAAACATGGGGTGGACATGTCTGGTGGAAAGAGATAGATTCACTTAAAGGCTACCGGCTTCAGCAGAATGTAATCAGTCAGCATTTCCGAATTCTTGATCAAAATGATTATCGGGTATATAGTTCCTTTGAAGAAAATGAAGCAAGAAAGAGATTGAAAGAGATATAG
- a CDS encoding metallophosphoesterase family protein, which produces MNWRTKLTALVISGALTIPAGQAHAFLSGIDKQDGGIGNTENYLDHVPNLALDPKVDNVIYPLMSTPAIKKNGSDLTIKVDTKDKEPAGWEVSLNPTEAANIDGTFTLPVKNVQKGSSYWKDSSSIYEVTVQIPDEVPEELFDLQVSYTGNGTRITDDEPNSVKVVKEFKKEFKFMHLTDIHVGSPRNIADPANITEAGLWHPDRTKRWLYLQKTIKQVNLLKPDFVVMTGDLMYGQMNPKEYIYEYEETYRMLKQFDVPVYIVPGNHDYYAQDATLTDGAKYWEQYFGPQYFSFDYGPYAHMIGYNSFDWHKFDRQGHGSVSVPTWGGQIRDEQMEWIKKDLADNKSSAQPEQVRGLFSHHNPLWRDRDIWPSTDPHVNEYWKEYDAKHDPQHLTTLIKGEALGIKYDQQWHGEGSHELIDIMKQNNVNISLHGHTHIDNITEQDGILYSTTASIELSAKPWVGYRLFEKNAADNKFSSYVYEGPDRSMPVYQNGNTSAGVVSFENKFQLPNDGSQVTQTATITNRLNKSLTVNIPFYMKQGTYTPSVGKVVETQLYGSKQFVEVQVTIPPNTVENVELKR; this is translated from the coding sequence ATGAATTGGAGAACGAAGCTAACAGCACTTGTTATTTCGGGTGCTTTAACGATACCTGCTGGCCAAGCACATGCCTTCTTGTCTGGTATAGACAAACAAGATGGTGGGATTGGAAACACTGAAAATTATTTGGATCATGTACCTAATTTGGCACTAGATCCAAAAGTAGATAATGTTATTTATCCACTTATGTCAACTCCGGCAATAAAAAAGAACGGATCAGATCTGACGATTAAGGTGGATACTAAAGATAAAGAACCTGCAGGATGGGAAGTTTCTTTAAATCCAACTGAAGCAGCGAATATTGATGGAACATTTACTCTTCCTGTAAAAAATGTGCAAAAAGGATCTTCTTATTGGAAGGACAGCTCTTCTATTTATGAAGTTACGGTACAAATTCCAGATGAGGTTCCAGAAGAGTTATTTGATCTGCAAGTTTCTTATACTGGGAATGGAACGCGTATTACAGATGATGAACCAAACTCGGTAAAGGTAGTTAAAGAGTTCAAGAAAGAATTTAAGTTTATGCATCTAACGGATATTCATGTTGGCTCTCCACGTAATATTGCAGACCCTGCTAATATTACTGAAGCTGGATTGTGGCACCCAGATCGAACGAAACGTTGGTTATATCTCCAAAAAACGATTAAACAAGTGAATTTGTTAAAACCAGATTTTGTGGTGATGACTGGTGATTTAATGTATGGTCAGATGAATCCGAAAGAATATATCTATGAATATGAAGAAACATACCGCATGCTGAAGCAGTTTGATGTTCCTGTGTATATCGTCCCAGGGAACCATGATTATTATGCACAAGATGCTACACTAACTGATGGTGCTAAGTATTGGGAACAATATTTCGGTCCCCAGTATTTCTCATTTGATTATGGACCATATGCTCACATGATCGGATACAACTCTTTTGATTGGCACAAGTTTGATAGACAAGGCCACGGATCCGTATCTGTTCCAACTTGGGGTGGACAAATACGTGATGAGCAGATGGAGTGGATTAAAAAAGATTTAGCAGATAACAAATCCAGTGCACAACCTGAACAAGTAAGGGGATTATTTTCTCACCATAATCCATTATGGCGTGATCGTGACATATGGCCGTCAACAGATCCGCATGTAAACGAGTATTGGAAAGAATACGATGCTAAGCATGATCCTCAGCATTTAACAACACTCATAAAAGGTGAGGCGCTCGGTATTAAATACGATCAGCAATGGCATGGTGAAGGATCTCATGAACTGATTGATATAATGAAGCAGAACAACGTTAATATATCTTTGCATGGACATACGCACATCGATAACATTACAGAGCAAGACGGTATTTTGTATTCCACGACTGCTTCTATTGAATTATCAGCTAAACCATGGGTAGGCTATCGTTTGTTTGAGAAGAATGCAGCTGATAATAAATTTAGTTCATACGTATATGAAGGTCCAGATCGATCCATGCCGGTTTATCAAAATGGGAATACGTCAGCTGGAGTTGTTTCATTTGAAAATAAGTTTCAACTGCCAAACGATGGATCTCAAGTTACCCAAACAGCTACAATTACGAATCGTTTAAATAAATCTTTGACCGTTAATATCCCATTCTATATGAAACAAGGCACCTACACGCCTTCTGTTGGTAAAGTAGTTGAAACACAATTATATGGTTCGAAACAGTTCGTAGAGGTGCAAGTAACCATTCCACCAAATACGGTAGAGAATGTAGAATTAAAAAGATAA
- a CDS encoding chemotaxis protein CheW, translating to MSLSTQTLKIVVITAGVEQYGLSIEHVASIERVLEITPMPEMPSDVLGIIHLRGKVIPIIDFGQLIGKGKTEIIDQTRIVILQNEESFLGLLTEAATDVIDIEVDSIQSPGSFRSKEDSLIQGVSKQDDHLIIVLNCPVIFRNRNL from the coding sequence ATGTCACTTAGCACTCAAACTTTAAAGATTGTTGTAATTACAGCTGGTGTTGAACAATATGGGCTGTCGATTGAACACGTGGCTTCAATTGAGCGCGTTCTGGAAATAACACCTATGCCAGAGATGCCTTCAGATGTATTAGGAATCATTCATTTAAGAGGGAAAGTTATTCCGATCATTGATTTTGGACAGCTGATCGGCAAAGGAAAGACTGAAATCATAGATCAAACTAGAATCGTTATTTTGCAGAACGAAGAAAGTTTTTTAGGACTTTTAACTGAAGCTGCAACCGATGTTATTGATATCGAAGTAGATTCCATACAATCACCAGGAAGTTTTCGTTCAAAAGAGGACTCGTTAATACAAGGAGTCTCTAAGCAGGATGATCACCTAATCATTGTGCTAAATTGTCCTGTTATTTTTAGAAACAGAAATTTATAA